Part of the Azospirillaceae bacterium genome is shown below.
CGCTGCGAAAGCTGGCGGTTGTACTGGTCCGAACCCGACGTGTCGGCATGGCCGACGACGGTGATGTTCTGGATCCGGCCGGTGCGCAGGTTCTCGGCGACCTCCTGGATGGTCTGGCGGGCCTGCGGGGTGATCTCCGCCCGGTCGAAGTCGAAGAACACCAGGTACTGCGGATCGCTGACCGGACGGGCGGCGACCGGCCGCTGCTCCAGCTGCGTCAGCGCCTGTTCGAACTGGGAGCGGCAGGCGCGGATGTCGTTGGTCTGCCAGCCTTCGTCCAGCTGCTCGACCCAGCAATCGTACCGGGCCTGCGCCACGGCCGCGTAGTACGGGTTGCGCTCGCGCCCGCCCGCGTCGAGCGCGGCCACCAGCCGCTGGCGGCCGGCGGCCGCCGCCTGGGCCTCGGCCTGGTTGTCGATGTCCCAGTCGGCGGGGTTTTCCGGCGCGACCATCTGGCCGGCCGCCGTCTGCTGCGCCTTGCGCTGGAACACCCCCGCCGATTGGGTGTCCATCATCTGGCGGTTCTCGAACCGGGTGTACTGCTGGTATTCGGCGGCCAGCTGGCGGGTGAACGGGCTGGCGGCGGTCGCCGAGGCGGGCGTGGCCGCCTGGGTGTTGCCGGTGCCACCGCCACCGAACAGGTTGCCGACCACGGGGATGTTCTCGACGCTGCTGCAACCGGCCAACAGGCCCATGCCCAGTGCCAGGGTCACGAAACGGGTTTGCTTCATCCTGCTCCTCCTCCTCCATCCGCCGGTGCAAGGCGGTGTGCACGCCGGCCCCGCGCCGGCCCCCGCGCCGGCAGATGCGGCGCACGCGCATCCCTCAACACACGAAACGGGGGAATGGACCACGCGCGGGCGACGACCAGACGGCGAAGACGGTGCGTCGGCGGCAATCCTCCCGCATGCGGCAATGGCACCTCCGCGACCGGCCCTGGTCGTGCGTCAAACCCGCCGGAACCGGGTCGGTTCCACGCCGCGGGGCCTTGCCGGACGCGGGCAAACCGGATGGGGGCGGGGTGGTTGCGGATAAGCGACCCGTGACTTGCCTGTTTTCCGCGCCATGTTTCGACTAGGTCATGTGTCGACCAGGCATGCATGCCGCAATCGGAAGGTCCGGGAATGAGACGCCGCGCCGTGTTGGGGACGATCCTGCTTGCCGCCGGGCTTCCGGCCGCGGCCCTGCCCCTGTCCGTTGCCGGGGTGTCCGTCGGCGGGGTGTCCGTCGCCCGGGCGCAGACCTCCGGGCCGGGCGGTGGCGAACCGTCGTGGGAGGCGGTCACCGCCAAGGCGCGCGGCCAGACCGTCTATTGGAACGCCTGGGGCGGGAAGGAGGAGATCAACGCCTACATGGCCTGGGCCGGCAGCGAGGTGGGCCGCCGGTACGGCGTGAAGGTCGTCCACACCAAGCTGCGCGGCACGGCCGAGGCGGTGTCCCGCATCCTGGCCGAAAAGCAGGCCGGCCGGACCGACGGCGGCTCGGTGGACCTGTTGTGGGCGAACGGCGAGAACTTCGCGGCGATGGTCCGCAACGGGCTGCTGTTCGGCCCGTGGACCCATCGGGTGCCCAACCACCGGCTGGTGGACCAGGGCATCCCGTCGAACCGGGTGGATTTCGGCACGCCGGTCGAGGGCATGGAAGCGCCCTACGGGCTGTTCCAGATCAACTTCCCCTACGACAGCCGCCGCCTGCCCGACCCGCCGCGGTCGGCCGCGGCGCTGCGGGACTGGGCCAAGGGCAACCCCGGCCGCTTCACCTATCCGAACCCGGCGAACTTCATCGGCAACACCTTCCTGAAGCAGGTTCTGTACGCGGTGGCCGCCGACCCGGCGGTTTTGCAGCAGCCGGCGGACACGGTGGACTTCGCGGCGGTGACGGCGCCCCTGTGGGCCTATCTGGACGCCCTGCACCCGCACCTGTGGCGCGGCGGGCGGATGTTCCCGGCCGACGAGACGGTGCAGCGGCAGATGCTGGCCGACGGCGAGATCGACATCTCGATTTCCTTCGGGCCCGGCGAGACCGCGGCCGCCATCGACCAGGGCTTGCTGCCGCCCACCGTGCGCACCTTCGTGTTCGAGGGCGGGACCATCGGCAACACCAGCTTCCTGTCGATCCCCTTCAACAGCGGCGCCAAGGAGGGGGCGATGGTCCTGGCCGACTTCCTGATGTCGCCCGAGGCGCAGGCGCGCAAGCAGGACCCGGCCGTCTGGGGGGTGGAAACCGTCTTGGACCT
Proteins encoded:
- a CDS encoding OmpA family protein — its product is MKQTRFVTLALGMGLLAGCSSVENIPVVGNLFGGGGTGNTQAATPASATAASPFTRQLAAEYQQYTRFENRQMMDTQSAGVFQRKAQQTAAGQMVAPENPADWDIDNQAEAQAAAAGRQRLVAALDAGGRERNPYYAAVAQARYDCWVEQLDEGWQTNDIRACRSQFEQALTQLEQRPVAARPVSDPQYLVFFDFDRAEITPQARQTIQEVAENLRTGRIQNITVVGHADTSGSDQYNRQLSQRRAEAVRQALQQAGVQTNQINTNAAGEEQPLVQTPDGVREPSNRRAEVRFQ
- a CDS encoding ABC transporter substrate-binding protein, whose product is MRRRAVLGTILLAAGLPAAALPLSVAGVSVGGVSVARAQTSGPGGGEPSWEAVTAKARGQTVYWNAWGGKEEINAYMAWAGSEVGRRYGVKVVHTKLRGTAEAVSRILAEKQAGRTDGGSVDLLWANGENFAAMVRNGLLFGPWTHRVPNHRLVDQGIPSNRVDFGTPVEGMEAPYGLFQINFPYDSRRLPDPPRSAAALRDWAKGNPGRFTYPNPANFIGNTFLKQVLYAVAADPAVLQQPADTVDFAAVTAPLWAYLDALHPHLWRGGRMFPADETVQRQMLADGEIDISISFGPGETAAAIDQGLLPPTVRTFVFEGGTIGNTSFLSIPFNSGAKEGAMVLADFLMSPEAQARKQDPAVWGVETVLDLERLPADQRAFFERLPRGAATLTRAQLGRPLLEPHFSWGPRLEQTWLERYQR